The following proteins come from a genomic window of Gynuella sunshinyii YC6258:
- a CDS encoding FxsA family protein has translation MPLIFVLLLAFIIELIVLIKVGALIGAINTVLLVFLTATIGIAIIFRQGFTVLQRAQVLSQEGKVPALELVEALLLLVAAVLLFTPGFISDFMGFMLLVPPLRAHLAKTTIGKAIARKTYFRGPAGGGNRSSQRGQIIEGEYTDLEKKE, from the coding sequence ATGCCGTTAATATTTGTTTTGTTACTTGCTTTTATCATTGAATTAATCGTTTTGATTAAAGTGGGGGCGCTTATTGGTGCGATTAATACAGTGCTGCTGGTGTTTTTGACAGCGACAATAGGCATAGCGATTATTTTCAGGCAGGGTTTTACTGTACTGCAACGCGCTCAGGTGTTGTCACAGGAAGGAAAGGTTCCAGCACTTGAGCTGGTGGAGGCGTTGCTGTTGCTGGTGGCGGCTGTTTTGTTGTTTACCCCGGGCTTTATTTCGGATTTTATGGGGTTTATGCTCTTGGTCCCTCCGTTGAGGGCTCATCTGGCGAAAACGACAATTGGTAAGGCGATTGCCCGCAAGACTTATTTCAGAGGCCCTGCTGGCGGTGGCAATCGCTCCAGTCAGAGAGGGCAGATTATCGAAGGTGAGTACACCGATCTGGAAAAAAAAGAATAA
- the groL gene encoding chaperonin GroEL (60 kDa chaperone family; promotes refolding of misfolded polypeptides especially under stressful conditions; forms two stacked rings of heptamers to form a barrel-shaped 14mer; ends can be capped by GroES; misfolded proteins enter the barrel where they are refolded when GroES binds): protein MAAKDVKFGNSARAKMLTGVNLLADAVKVTLGPKGRNVVLDKSFGAPAVTKDGVSVAKEIELKDKFENMGAQMVKEVASKANDEAGDGTTTATVLAQAFVTEGLKAVAAGMNPMDLKRGIDKASAAVVEELKKIAVPCTDSKAIAQVGTISANSDATIGDLIAKAMEKVGQEGVITVEEGSGFADELDVVEGMQFDRGYLSPYFITNQESMSAELENPYILLVDKKISNIRDLIPVLEGVAKASRPLMIIAEDVEGEALATLVVNNMRGIVKVAAAKAPGFGDRRKAMLQDLAILTGGTVISEEVGLSLESATLEHLGSAKRITLTKENTTVVDGAGAEADIKARVEQIRAEIEQSSSDYDKEKLQERVAKLAGGVAVIKVGAATEVEMKEKKARVDDALHATRAAVEEGVVPGGGVALVRATSMVSDLVGDNEDQNVGINLALRAMEAPLRQIVDNAGEEAAVVLSKVKDGSGNFGYNAGTGEYGDMVEMGIIDPAKVTRTALQAASSVAGLMITTEAMVTELPEEKPAAGADMGGMGGMGGMGGMM, encoded by the coding sequence ATGGCAGCTAAAGACGTTAAGTTCGGTAATTCTGCTCGTGCAAAAATGTTAACAGGTGTAAACCTGCTGGCAGACGCAGTTAAAGTGACCTTGGGACCTAAAGGCCGTAACGTTGTCCTGGACAAGTCGTTTGGTGCTCCTGCGGTTACTAAAGACGGTGTTTCCGTTGCGAAAGAAATTGAGCTGAAAGACAAGTTCGAAAACATGGGTGCGCAGATGGTTAAAGAAGTAGCATCCAAAGCCAATGATGAAGCCGGTGATGGTACCACTACGGCAACCGTTCTTGCCCAGGCTTTCGTAACTGAGGGTCTTAAGGCAGTAGCGGCGGGCATGAACCCTATGGATCTCAAAAGAGGGATCGATAAAGCATCTGCGGCAGTTGTTGAAGAATTAAAGAAAATTGCTGTGCCATGTACTGATTCCAAAGCGATTGCTCAGGTTGGAACTATTTCCGCTAACTCTGATGCAACAATTGGTGACTTGATTGCCAAAGCAATGGAAAAAGTTGGTCAGGAAGGTGTGATCACTGTTGAAGAAGGCAGTGGTTTCGCTGACGAGCTGGATGTTGTGGAAGGTATGCAGTTTGACCGCGGTTATCTGTCTCCGTATTTCATTACGAACCAGGAATCCATGAGTGCAGAACTGGAAAATCCTTACATCCTGTTGGTTGATAAGAAGATTTCCAACATTCGTGATCTGATCCCTGTGCTTGAAGGCGTAGCCAAAGCCAGCCGTCCGTTGATGATCATTGCTGAAGACGTTGAAGGCGAGGCCCTGGCGACTCTGGTTGTGAACAATATGCGAGGTATTGTTAAAGTTGCAGCAGCTAAGGCTCCTGGGTTCGGTGATCGTCGTAAGGCAATGCTGCAAGATCTGGCGATTCTGACTGGTGGTACCGTAATTTCTGAAGAAGTTGGCCTGAGCCTCGAAAGTGCCACTCTTGAACACCTGGGATCAGCAAAACGTATTACTCTGACCAAAGAAAATACCACTGTGGTCGATGGTGCGGGAGCTGAGGCTGATATCAAAGCGCGTGTAGAGCAGATCCGTGCGGAAATCGAACAGTCTAGCTCGGATTATGATAAAGAAAAGCTTCAGGAACGCGTAGCTAAATTGGCCGGTGGTGTAGCTGTTATCAAAGTTGGTGCGGCCACTGAAGTTGAAATGAAAGAGAAGAAAGCTCGCGTTGATGACGCGTTGCATGCTACTCGCGCAGCGGTTGAAGAGGGCGTTGTACCTGGTGGTGGTGTGGCGCTTGTTCGCGCAACTTCTATGGTGTCAGATCTGGTTGGCGATAACGAAGATCAGAATGTTGGTATTAATCTGGCTCTGCGTGCTATGGAAGCACCTCTGCGTCAAATTGTTGACAATGCTGGTGAAGAGGCCGCTGTTGTTCTGTCTAAAGTGAAAGACGGTTCAGGTAACTTTGGTTACAATGCTGGCACCGGAGAGTACGGTGATATGGTTGAAATGGGTATCATTGACCCAGCCAAAGTAACCCGTACTGCTTTGCAAGCGGCATCTTCTGTGGCTGGTCTGATGATTACCACTGAAGCAATGGTTACTGAATTACCTGAAGAAAAACCAGCTGCCGGTGCTGATATGGGTGGCATGGGAGGTATGGGCGGCATGGGTGGAATGATGTAA
- the tsaB gene encoding tRNA (adenosine(37)-N6)-threonylcarbamoyltransferase complex dimerization subunit type 1 TsaB encodes MEIILGIDTSSDYCSVCLYRDGLFFSHHESLPRQHAQKLLPIIDRLLSSHQTTLQQLTGIVFGRGPGSFTGIRIGASVAEGLALGLNIPVYPVSNLTALALQLSEVRETWVMPCIDARMDEVYCCLHQVDEFGIPVPVETEKVIVPENLQIISEVQSFVGVGSGWLYLERFSEYVKSNAVAIYPDISVSAECMIKWVLAVNPPAISADMIEPVYLRDKVTWDNKPPVGSL; translated from the coding sequence GTGGAAATAATATTAGGTATAGACACTTCTTCTGATTATTGTTCTGTTTGTTTATATAGAGATGGTCTTTTTTTCTCTCATCATGAAAGCTTGCCTAGACAGCATGCACAAAAGCTATTGCCAATCATTGATCGTTTGTTGTCTTCTCATCAAACAACGCTTCAGCAGTTAACCGGTATTGTATTTGGTCGTGGACCAGGTTCTTTTACTGGAATCAGGATTGGTGCGAGTGTGGCAGAAGGTTTGGCACTTGGTCTGAACATCCCTGTATACCCTGTGTCTAATTTAACTGCGCTGGCACTGCAGTTATCCGAGGTCAGAGAAACATGGGTGATGCCGTGTATAGATGCAAGGATGGATGAGGTCTATTGCTGTTTGCATCAGGTTGATGAGTTTGGGATACCTGTGCCTGTTGAAACAGAAAAAGTAATTGTTCCGGAAAATTTGCAAATAATTTCCGAAGTTCAAAGTTTTGTCGGTGTAGGTTCCGGTTGGCTGTATCTGGAAAGATTTTCTGAGTATGTGAAAAGTAATGCTGTTGCCATATATCCGGATATATCGGTATCTGCTGAATGTATGATTAAATGGGTACTCGCGGTTAATCCACCGGCAATCAGTGCTGATATGATTGAACCTGTTTATTTGCGTGATAAAGTTACCTGGGACAATAAGCCCCCGGTTGGCAGCTTATAA
- a CDS encoding undecaprenyl-diphosphate phosphatase, producing MAAYKGSSMDFLHILFLSLIQGFTEFLPISSSAHLILPSQVLGWPDQGLAFDVSVHVGSLLAVVIYFRKDLIVLAQQWFLSLVKKHTNPQQVKMAWFIIVATIPAGLAGFLFESFIEDNFRSVLVIATTTVVFGILLGLGDRKKHQQLRSESSMTWKDTMVIGVAQAVALIPGTSRSGITMTAALFLGLDRVTASRFSFLLSIPLILAAGLLKTVELSKTPMVGIWDEVGLGVLLSFLSAYLCIFLFLKLINRIGFMPFVLYRLFLGGVLFLFWVLN from the coding sequence TTGGCAGCTTATAAAGGAAGTAGCATGGATTTTCTTCACATATTGTTTCTCTCGTTGATTCAGGGGTTCACTGAATTTTTGCCAATATCCAGTTCGGCGCATTTGATTCTTCCTTCTCAGGTATTGGGTTGGCCGGATCAGGGATTGGCATTTGATGTCTCAGTTCATGTTGGATCATTGTTGGCAGTTGTAATTTATTTTCGCAAGGATCTCATCGTGCTTGCTCAACAATGGTTTCTTAGTTTGGTAAAAAAGCATACCAACCCACAACAGGTTAAGATGGCCTGGTTTATTATCGTTGCTACTATACCTGCAGGATTGGCTGGGTTTTTATTTGAAAGTTTCATAGAAGATAATTTTCGGTCAGTACTTGTGATTGCCACGACGACTGTTGTATTTGGGATATTGTTAGGGTTAGGTGATCGAAAAAAACACCAGCAGCTTCGTAGTGAATCTTCAATGACCTGGAAAGATACAATGGTCATCGGTGTTGCTCAGGCCGTAGCACTGATTCCGGGCACCTCCCGTTCAGGTATTACTATGACCGCTGCGTTGTTTCTTGGGCTTGACCGGGTTACTGCATCGAGATTTTCATTTTTATTGTCGATTCCATTGATATTAGCTGCTGGCTTATTGAAGACCGTAGAGTTGTCGAAGACACCCATGGTTGGGATCTGGGATGAAGTGGGACTTGGAGTATTACTTTCATTCTTATCTGCTTATCTTTGCATTTTTCTCTTTCTGAAATTAATTAATCGAATTGGATTCATGCCATTTGTGTTGTATCGCTTGTTCCTGGGCGGAGTGTTGTTTTTGTTTTGGGTGCTAAACTAA
- the gspN gene encoding type II secretion system protein N: protein MLKARIWIPLFVVLYLLFALVNTPVSFIWRQVSPHLQVRNIKLSNLNGTLWQGSGNISFNREMATVKWQINPASLLMARVAGDITITNPVADVSGHLSAGFSGFKVNDLHGYLEDKLVNPYLTGYKLSVSGRLWVETVSLQGTYTGVVSDINAKANWTGGNVSYPVGRDMHTRDIPAMDIIATPVADKTTFSIRDKEAKPIVSGELQADGWMTVNIHKHIVEVAKEAWPTGNQDVIFSSKQKVF from the coding sequence ATGTTGAAAGCCCGGATATGGATTCCCCTGTTTGTTGTTTTATACCTGCTGTTTGCGCTGGTTAATACACCTGTAAGTTTTATATGGAGACAGGTTTCTCCTCACTTGCAGGTGCGGAATATAAAGCTAAGTAATTTAAATGGGACTTTATGGCAAGGTAGTGGCAATATTTCTTTTAACCGAGAAATGGCGACGGTTAAATGGCAAATAAATCCTGCAAGTCTGCTAATGGCCAGAGTTGCAGGTGATATAACAATTACCAATCCCGTTGCTGATGTAAGTGGTCACTTATCTGCCGGGTTCTCCGGATTTAAAGTGAACGACTTGCACGGTTATCTGGAAGATAAATTAGTAAATCCTTATTTGACTGGATATAAGTTGAGTGTATCCGGGCGTCTTTGGGTGGAAACGGTTTCACTCCAGGGAACTTATACTGGTGTTGTGTCTGACATCAATGCAAAGGCTAACTGGACAGGTGGTAATGTAAGTTACCCAGTTGGTCGGGATATGCATACACGTGATATTCCTGCTATGGACATAATTGCAACTCCGGTCGCAGATAAAACGACATTTTCAATTCGGGATAAAGAGGCTAAGCCTATTGTTTCGGGAGAACTACAGGCTGATGGATGGATGACTGTGAATATACACAAGCATATCGTGGAGGTTGCCAAGGAGGCATGGCCGACCGGCAATCAGGATGTCATATTCAGCTCTAAACAAAAGGTATTTTAG
- a CDS encoding YajQ family cyclic di-GMP-binding protein: MPSFDVVSEVDKHELTNAVDQARRVVETRFDFKGVEAEFELQDGQVILISEADIQIRQMREIIEQAFIKRGIDMKCLDWAEPIVSGQRIRLVATVKQGIDKELGKKIVKLIKDSKIKVQAAIQGDQVRVTGKKRDDLQQAISLLRESELELPLQFNNFRD, translated from the coding sequence ATGCCATCTTTTGATGTCGTTTCTGAAGTAGATAAACATGAATTGACCAATGCTGTAGACCAAGCCAGAAGAGTTGTAGAGACCCGTTTTGACTTTAAGGGAGTGGAAGCTGAATTTGAATTGCAGGATGGACAGGTAATTCTCATTAGTGAGGCCGACATCCAGATCAGACAAATGAGGGAAATTATAGAGCAGGCATTCATTAAGCGGGGAATCGATATGAAATGCCTGGACTGGGCAGAACCTATAGTTTCAGGGCAGCGTATAAGGCTTGTTGCCACGGTTAAGCAAGGAATAGATAAGGAGCTTGGTAAGAAAATCGTGAAGTTGATCAAAGACTCCAAGATAAAAGTGCAGGCAGCCATTCAGGGAGATCAAGTCAGGGTGACCGGAAAGAAACGAGACGATTTGCAGCAAGCTATATCCTTGCTGAGGGAATCAGAGCTCGAGTTGCCTCTTCAGTTCAATAATTTTCGGGATTAG
- the adk gene encoding adenylate kinase — MRVILLGAPGAGKGTQAQAICQTFNIPQISTGDMLRAAVKAESETGLKVKEIMTSGGLVSDDIIIDLIKERIQEQDCQNGFLFDGFPRTIPQADALKNNGVSIDYVVEIDVPDNVIVERLSGRRIHEPSGRVYHISHNPPKVEGKDDETGELLIQRPDDTEETVKKRLSVYHEQTKPLVSYYQSWAEADTENAPKYCYIEGVGDVKEIESRVLGCLK; from the coding sequence ATGAGAGTGATTTTATTGGGTGCGCCTGGCGCAGGTAAGGGCACACAGGCGCAAGCTATTTGCCAGACATTTAATATTCCTCAGATCTCAACTGGAGATATGTTGAGGGCGGCTGTAAAGGCAGAATCTGAAACTGGTTTGAAGGTGAAGGAAATAATGACTAGTGGAGGACTTGTATCAGATGACATCATTATCGATCTGATCAAGGAGCGAATTCAGGAACAAGACTGTCAAAATGGTTTTTTGTTTGATGGTTTTCCAAGAACGATTCCGCAGGCAGATGCCCTGAAAAACAATGGTGTATCTATTGATTACGTGGTTGAAATTGATGTTCCTGACAATGTCATTGTTGAACGGTTAAGTGGTCGTCGTATCCATGAGCCTTCCGGGCGGGTCTATCATATTTCACACAACCCCCCAAAAGTGGAAGGAAAAGATGATGAAACAGGGGAGTTACTAATACAACGTCCGGATGATACCGAAGAAACTGTAAAGAAAAGACTCTCTGTTTATCATGAACAGACAAAGCCGTTGGTTTCCTATTACCAATCCTGGGCTGAAGCAGATACAGAGAATGCGCCTAAATATTGTTATATTGAGGGCGTTGGTGATGTCAAAGAAATTGAGAGCAGAGTACTTGGCTGCTTAAAATAA
- the groES gene encoding co-chaperone GroES: MNIRPLHDRVVVRRMEEETTTAGGIVLPGSAKEKPQQGEVLAVGNGRILENGEVRPLDVKVGDTVVFGQYAGQVVKIDGEELLMMSESDIFGVLEK, from the coding sequence ATGAATATCCGTCCTTTGCATGATCGCGTTGTGGTACGCCGTATGGAAGAAGAAACCACTACAGCAGGCGGCATCGTACTACCAGGGTCCGCCAAGGAAAAACCGCAGCAGGGTGAAGTTCTTGCTGTGGGTAATGGTCGCATACTGGAAAATGGAGAGGTGAGACCTCTGGACGTAAAAGTGGGTGACACAGTGGTATTTGGCCAGTATGCCGGGCAGGTTGTAAAAATTGACGGCGAAGAGCTTCTTATGATGAGCGAGTCCGACATTTTTGGTGTGTTGGAAAAGTAA
- a CDS encoding ketopantoate reductase family protein, which produces MVFHILGAGAIGTLLATLLADNTHQAILIDRARTPKFDVTRNRHDTVAHYRFKGLDENRPASHLLLCTKAQHVITATRSIEHLISSDTIIIDLANGMGHQQELSTTYPHNPVLYGSVSHGAYWANGKLIYAGEGEIHIGHPNGQRPESIPTLPNCFLWSENIITKLWLKLAVNCAINPLTVINNCKNGELLSYSDTQTIVDSICSEVEQIALRQGISLPDTRQVVHQVLKNTADNSSSTRQDYLNGKSLELEYINGYIVTEGTRLGVATPANRQMLTAVSKLIQK; this is translated from the coding sequence TTGGTATTTCATATATTAGGGGCAGGAGCCATTGGCACATTATTAGCCACTCTGCTTGCAGACAATACTCACCAAGCCATTCTGATCGACAGGGCTCGTACGCCAAAGTTCGATGTCACAAGGAATCGACATGATACCGTGGCGCATTATCGTTTTAAGGGCCTGGACGAAAACAGACCAGCTTCCCATTTACTGCTTTGTACCAAAGCCCAACATGTCATTACTGCAACCCGCTCAATCGAACATCTGATTAGTAGCGATACCATAATTATTGATCTGGCCAATGGGATGGGACATCAACAGGAACTGTCTACAACCTACCCCCACAACCCGGTTCTCTATGGTTCAGTCAGTCATGGCGCATACTGGGCTAATGGAAAGCTGATATATGCAGGAGAAGGCGAAATTCACATTGGCCACCCTAATGGCCAAAGACCCGAATCCATCCCCACACTGCCAAATTGTTTTCTCTGGTCAGAAAACATCATCACAAAACTATGGTTGAAACTGGCAGTAAACTGCGCGATTAACCCTTTGACGGTCATAAACAATTGCAAAAATGGCGAACTGCTGAGTTATTCCGACACACAGACTATCGTGGATTCCATCTGTTCTGAAGTTGAACAGATTGCACTTAGACAAGGCATATCCTTACCTGACACCCGCCAGGTAGTTCATCAGGTGCTGAAAAACACCGCCGACAACAGCTCTTCGACACGACAGGACTACCTGAATGGTAAAAGTCTGGAGCTTGAATATATCAATGGCTACATTGTCACCGAAGGAACACGACTCGGTGTGGCGACGCCTGCCAATCGCCAAATGCTGACAGCGGTGTCCAAACTTATACAAAAGTAA
- the gspD gene encoding type II secretion system secretin GspD, protein MLKKKLLILLLWFMSAYVVAEDSWTINLKDADIRTFVEQVAEITGKTFVVDPTVKGRITVISNEKLGKKGIYEVFLSILDIHGYSAVQQDGIVKIVKQADVKSIGLDVDLKDLAKGQKIVTRVIFVQNRLATELVPILRPMVAKYGHLAAVSSANAIIISDTAYNIERIETIIKSLDILNSEEIEVVPLEEAWVGNIVGLLESLVPEEVAAANDKSAVSGRIRVVADERSNSIILKGEAAYRDRIKKLIKTLDKPTTQSASSKVIFLNNANATSMAELLTGFSGSVEQSQKGSSDSAQPITETAILANEDLNALVIRAEPFVLAELEGIINELDVPRAQVLIEAAIVEVSSSNAFELGIQLVSDYQELENGTPFVASQFGDGDSTISSIASNVSSTGLPTLTNGLNVAAYTPDLNLGAILKAIQTDSKANLLSTPSVMTLDNSEAYILVGQTVPFETTTQTTSNSTPYKTITREDVGTSLTVTPHVQNDGKVRMEIDQQTESVIDNSSSGTTDKQTNKRQITTSVIVQDQQTIVLGGLIQEDINISAQKVPFLGDIPGLGVLFRSKSSSVTKTNLLVFIRPTIVSEKVTEISDSKLRGLWEMRIGYDEDSNSPPSFEQLFSMPDQ, encoded by the coding sequence GTGTTAAAGAAAAAACTACTTATATTGCTGTTATGGTTCATGTCTGCATATGTGGTTGCGGAAGATTCCTGGACTATTAATTTGAAAGATGCGGACATTCGTACGTTTGTCGAGCAAGTGGCTGAAATAACTGGTAAAACCTTCGTCGTTGATCCTACAGTCAAAGGCAGAATTACTGTCATATCCAATGAAAAACTTGGAAAAAAAGGAATATATGAAGTATTTCTTTCCATTTTGGATATTCATGGATATTCCGCTGTTCAGCAGGATGGCATTGTCAAAATCGTGAAACAGGCTGATGTTAAGTCCATTGGATTAGATGTTGATCTGAAAGATCTTGCCAAAGGGCAGAAGATTGTAACAAGAGTGATTTTTGTTCAAAACCGACTCGCCACAGAGCTTGTACCCATTTTACGCCCTATGGTTGCCAAGTATGGTCATTTGGCGGCTGTCAGTTCAGCCAATGCAATCATTATCAGTGACACTGCATACAACATCGAACGAATTGAAACCATTATTAAATCTCTCGATATTTTAAACAGCGAAGAGATTGAAGTTGTTCCTCTGGAAGAAGCATGGGTCGGAAATATTGTTGGGCTGTTAGAGAGCTTGGTACCGGAGGAAGTGGCAGCGGCTAATGATAAGAGTGCCGTTTCCGGCAGAATAAGGGTGGTGGCAGATGAGCGTAGCAACTCTATTATTCTGAAAGGAGAAGCGGCTTATCGTGATCGAATTAAGAAATTGATCAAGACTCTGGATAAGCCCACCACGCAGAGTGCCAGCTCGAAAGTGATATTCTTGAATAATGCCAATGCCACCTCTATGGCTGAATTGCTGACAGGCTTTTCTGGTTCGGTTGAACAGTCACAGAAGGGCTCTTCTGATTCTGCTCAGCCAATTACAGAAACTGCAATTCTGGCCAATGAGGATCTGAACGCTTTGGTGATACGTGCAGAGCCTTTTGTGCTAGCTGAGTTGGAGGGAATCATCAACGAACTGGATGTGCCCAGGGCTCAGGTGTTGATCGAGGCTGCAATTGTAGAGGTATCCAGTAGCAATGCATTTGAGCTTGGTATTCAGCTGGTTAGTGATTATCAGGAGCTTGAGAATGGTACTCCGTTCGTGGCTAGTCAGTTTGGGGACGGTGATTCGACAATTTCAAGTATTGCATCGAATGTATCGAGTACTGGATTACCAACACTTACTAATGGATTAAATGTTGCTGCTTATACTCCGGATTTAAATCTGGGAGCTATTCTGAAAGCTATTCAAACGGACTCTAAGGCGAATCTGCTGTCCACACCGAGTGTTATGACATTGGATAACAGTGAGGCTTATATTCTGGTTGGCCAAACGGTTCCATTTGAAACTACTACGCAAACCACATCCAATTCAACTCCCTATAAAACGATTACCCGTGAAGATGTCGGTACGTCATTGACTGTGACTCCGCATGTTCAGAATGATGGTAAAGTAAGAATGGAAATAGATCAGCAGACAGAGTCAGTTATCGACAACTCGTCAAGTGGTACTACGGATAAACAAACTAACAAGCGGCAGATTACAACGTCTGTTATCGTTCAGGACCAGCAGACTATTGTATTGGGTGGTTTGATTCAGGAAGATATAAATATATCAGCTCAGAAAGTCCCGTTTTTGGGTGATATTCCGGGTCTAGGAGTTTTGTTTCGCTCTAAATCGAGTTCTGTTACGAAGACAAACTTATTGGTGTTCATTCGACCAACCATTGTATCCGAAAAGGTTACCGAGATCTCCGATTCCAAGCTGAGAGGTTTGTGGGAGATGAGAATAGGGTATGATGAAGATAGTAATTCCCCACCTTCATTTGAACAGCTGTTTTCAATGCCTGATCAGTAA
- a CDS encoding GGDEF domain-containing response regulator, whose translation MKKSDISIVIVDDAKFSSALIKKVLLSANYTDIRVTSSAFEAIEALKARPAHILMADWIMPEIDGLKLTKAVRKLNQEQGFFTYVMLLTAKDSNDAIEEAFNKGVDDFISKTDIKQQLLPRTLAATRSSVQQNNAIIRHKALEHQVLQLRKNTLWDTESGIGTPALLLSQISKGTKQVAQRGGAIGLLTVRVENANDIQTTHGHHIYRELQKIVAERLRQFVRPMDLTARVNGNTLAVLFMLQDGETCNPHSFKRVYEGLEKRSYLTSAGYLTIDLSVSFIQVNHNHPIQDSKELIQKGINLLAKSKESKRVESWFDSKGSRGSTEITVVQ comes from the coding sequence TTGAAAAAGTCAGATATATCGATTGTTATCGTCGACGATGCCAAGTTCAGTAGTGCCCTGATCAAGAAAGTGCTGTTATCTGCAAATTACACTGACATCCGTGTGACATCCTCTGCTTTTGAAGCAATCGAGGCACTAAAAGCCCGCCCCGCTCACATTCTGATGGCCGACTGGATTATGCCGGAAATTGATGGTCTTAAACTAACCAAAGCAGTGCGCAAACTGAACCAGGAACAAGGGTTCTTTACATACGTTATGCTTTTGACCGCCAAGGACTCGAACGATGCTATAGAGGAAGCATTCAACAAAGGGGTGGACGATTTCATCAGCAAGACAGACATTAAACAACAATTATTGCCCAGAACCCTCGCTGCCACTCGTTCCTCGGTACAACAGAATAACGCTATTATCCGCCACAAAGCCCTTGAACATCAGGTTCTACAGCTGCGCAAAAACACTTTGTGGGATACAGAAAGCGGAATTGGAACACCCGCTTTATTGTTAAGCCAGATATCCAAAGGCACCAAACAAGTGGCTCAACGCGGCGGAGCAATAGGGCTGTTGACGGTGAGAGTGGAAAATGCGAATGATATTCAGACAACACATGGGCACCACATATACAGGGAATTGCAAAAGATTGTTGCAGAACGCCTTCGTCAATTCGTCCGCCCCATGGATCTGACAGCCAGAGTCAATGGCAATACCCTGGCTGTATTATTCATGCTGCAGGATGGAGAGACCTGCAACCCCCACTCCTTCAAGCGTGTTTATGAAGGCCTGGAAAAACGCAGCTATCTTACCTCAGCAGGCTATCTGACCATTGATCTGAGCGTGTCATTTATCCAGGTTAACCACAACCACCCAATCCAGGATTCGAAGGAACTGATTCAAAAAGGCATCAATTTATTGGCCAAGTCGAAAGAATCTAAACGGGTTGAAAGCTGGTTTGACAGCAAGGGGTCACGCGGATCAACAGAAATTACCGTCGTGCAGTAA
- a CDS encoding type II secretion system protein N: MATWAFISPPPEVLVPVLKTDSSMRTSNTANDVGSRLPGAHLFGEAKEEVPVETAVIEDAPDTRLSLELQGVFATEDPMLGTAVIAKKKADGEYFHVNDDIFGQAKLVQVFEDRVILERNRQHETLRFEERPSDQTFVSSGRMNDDIVDQRENDNSSPMEQAVENMVSSIRDEAMNDPQGLVNRMGLEVTDDGYRVTRRARQLMALGLRAGDVVVAVNDNPVGNISQDQSMVDQVIAGGDVKIEIQRGSRRFTIYHSIPRF, from the coding sequence CTGGCAACATGGGCGTTTATTTCACCTCCGCCAGAGGTGCTTGTTCCTGTATTAAAAACAGATAGTTCCATGAGAACTTCAAATACCGCTAATGATGTTGGTAGTCGGTTACCCGGTGCGCATCTATTTGGTGAGGCCAAGGAAGAGGTGCCGGTGGAGACTGCGGTCATTGAAGATGCTCCTGACACGCGTTTAAGTCTGGAACTTCAGGGCGTGTTTGCTACTGAGGACCCGATGCTTGGAACGGCTGTGATTGCCAAGAAAAAAGCTGATGGTGAATATTTTCATGTCAATGATGATATTTTTGGGCAGGCGAAGCTGGTTCAGGTTTTTGAGGACCGGGTCATACTTGAACGGAATCGCCAGCATGAAACATTGCGGTTTGAAGAACGGCCGAGTGATCAGACATTTGTCAGTAGTGGCCGGATGAATGACGATATCGTTGATCAGCGTGAAAACGATAACTCGTCTCCAATGGAGCAGGCGGTAGAAAATATGGTGTCATCTATTAGGGATGAGGCCATGAATGACCCACAGGGGCTGGTGAATAGAATGGGACTTGAGGTCACTGATGATGGTTATCGAGTAACCAGGAGAGCCAGGCAACTGATGGCTCTTGGTTTGAGAGCTGGGGATGTTGTGGTCGCAGTAAATGACAACCCAGTCGGTAACATAAGTCAGGACCAATCTATGGTTGACCAGGTTATTGCTGGTGGCGATGTAAAAATCGAGATTCAACGTGGTAGCCGAAGGTTTACCATTTATCATTCAATTCCAAGATTTTAA